A stretch of Bradyrhizobium diazoefficiens DNA encodes these proteins:
- a CDS encoding ABC transporter substrate-binding protein, translating to MKSKIIGAVSLAVAAAGLFAAAAPAFAQQKTITVWFAKGFYRSEDDALIETIKKFEAKTGIKVELSQYAIQDMIPKTVAALDAGTVPDVAYSDSYDVQAQGKWAFEGKLEDLTDVMEPIKDRFVQNTLDASILYNDVTKKKAYYGFPLKQQSMHVQIWNDMLEKAGFKQSDIPTDWTGYWTFWCDKVQPAIRKATGQRIYAVGQPMGVESTDSFQSFYTFMDAYHVKLVDDDGKLTVDDPKVRENLIKAMKDYTDTYIKGCTPPSSTTWKDPDNNVAFHNKTIVMTHNFTISIAAKWYEDSINPALTQEQRDAGKKAYEQDIITASFPKAPDGSTIRYRSDVKTGLMFAAAKNKAEGKQFISFLLQEENVRPYIEGALGRWFPVTKASQASPFWQSDKHRRAVYAQFTGGTAPFDFTKNWKFTILNNENVWAKAMNRVVSEKVPVDKAVDELIARIKQVAG from the coding sequence GTGAAATCCAAAATTATAGGCGCTGTATCACTGGCGGTCGCTGCGGCCGGGCTGTTTGCGGCCGCCGCACCTGCATTTGCGCAGCAAAAGACGATTACCGTGTGGTTTGCCAAGGGCTTCTACAGGTCCGAAGACGATGCACTGATCGAGACCATCAAGAAGTTCGAAGCAAAAACCGGCATCAAGGTCGAACTGTCGCAGTACGCGATCCAGGACATGATTCCGAAGACGGTCGCAGCGCTCGACGCCGGCACCGTGCCCGACGTCGCCTACTCCGATTCCTATGACGTGCAGGCACAGGGCAAATGGGCCTTCGAGGGCAAGCTCGAGGATCTCACGGACGTCATGGAGCCGATCAAGGACCGGTTCGTGCAGAACACGCTGGACGCCTCGATCCTCTATAACGACGTCACCAAGAAGAAGGCCTATTACGGCTTTCCGCTGAAGCAGCAGAGCATGCATGTCCAGATCTGGAACGACATGCTGGAGAAGGCCGGCTTCAAGCAGAGCGACATTCCGACCGACTGGACCGGCTACTGGACGTTCTGGTGCGACAAGGTGCAGCCGGCGATCCGCAAGGCCACCGGCCAGCGCATCTACGCCGTGGGCCAGCCGATGGGCGTGGAATCCACCGACTCCTTCCAGTCGTTCTACACCTTCATGGACGCCTATCACGTCAAGCTGGTCGATGATGACGGCAAGCTCACGGTCGACGATCCCAAGGTGCGCGAGAACCTGATCAAGGCGATGAAGGACTACACCGACACCTACATCAAGGGCTGCACCCCGCCCTCCTCGACGACCTGGAAGGATCCGGACAACAACGTCGCCTTCCATAACAAGACGATCGTGATGACACACAATTTCACGATCTCGATCGCGGCGAAATGGTACGAGGATTCGATCAATCCGGCGCTGACCCAGGAGCAGCGCGACGCCGGCAAGAAGGCCTATGAGCAGGACATCATCACGGCGTCCTTCCCGAAGGCCCCGGATGGTTCGACCATCCGGTACCGCTCCGACGTGAAGACCGGACTGATGTTCGCGGCGGCCAAGAACAAGGCTGAGGGCAAGCAGTTCATCAGCTTCCTGCTCCAGGAAGAGAACGTCCGTCCCTATATCGAGGGTGCGCTTGGCCGCTGGTTCCCGGTGACCAAGGCGAGCCAAGCGAGTCCGTTCTGGCAGTCCGACAAGCACCGCAGGGCGGTATACGCCCAGTTCACCGGCGGTACCGCGCCGTTCGATTTCACCAAGAACTGGAAGTTCACGATCCTGAACAACGAGAACGTCTGGGCCAAGGCGATGAACCGGGTCGTCAGCGAGAAGGTCCCGGTGGACAAGGCCGTCGACGAACTGATCGCCCGCATCAAGCAGGTCGCGGGCTAA
- a CDS encoding carbohydrate ABC transporter permease, whose amino-acid sequence MAITLSASDVPSAPLSPRLTPAQVWGIVLLAPYLLVFLAFVVYPVCYGLWLARAPANYVALYNDPIFARAAVNTLIFLVIGINIKMLIALFLSGFFAQQRTWIKWLSVIFILPWAMPSIPTILSVRFMLNPEWGMVNHIIFNLTGADGPNWLNDPTVALTMAIAVHIWKSLPFWTLILITGRLAIPQDLFEASEVDGASWWQKFRYITWPSMQTLYITCTLLSMIWTLGDFNSVYLLTGGGPADLTHVLSTLGIRYLRLDQLSLAMASIVCAMPFVLPLVYFMMKRLSR is encoded by the coding sequence ATGGCGATTACACTCTCAGCATCCGATGTCCCGAGCGCACCCTTGTCGCCGCGGCTGACCCCGGCGCAGGTCTGGGGCATCGTGCTGCTCGCGCCCTATCTGCTCGTCTTCCTGGCCTTCGTCGTCTATCCCGTCTGCTACGGGCTGTGGCTGGCGCGGGCCCCGGCGAACTATGTCGCGCTGTACAACGACCCGATCTTCGCGCGCGCCGCGGTCAACACGCTGATCTTCCTGGTCATCGGCATCAACATCAAGATGCTGATCGCGCTGTTCCTGTCAGGCTTCTTCGCGCAACAGCGCACCTGGATCAAATGGCTTTCGGTGATCTTCATCCTGCCCTGGGCGATGCCTTCGATCCCGACCATCCTGTCGGTACGCTTCATGCTCAATCCCGAATGGGGCATGGTCAACCACATCATCTTCAACCTCACCGGCGCCGACGGCCCGAACTGGCTGAACGACCCGACGGTGGCGCTGACCATGGCGATCGCCGTACACATCTGGAAGTCGCTGCCGTTCTGGACGCTGATCCTGATCACGGGGCGCCTTGCGATCCCGCAAGATTTGTTCGAGGCCTCCGAGGTCGACGGTGCGAGCTGGTGGCAGAAGTTCCGCTACATCACCTGGCCGTCGATGCAGACGCTCTACATCACCTGCACGCTGCTCTCGATGATCTGGACGCTCGGCGATTTCAACAGCGTCTACCTGCTCACCGGCGGCGGCCCGGCCGACCTGACGCACGTCCTGTCAACGCTCGGCATCCGCTACCTCCGGCTCGACCAGCTCTCGCTCGCGATGGCCTCCATCGTCTGCGCGATGCCGTTCGTCCTGCCGCTCGTGTACTTCATGATGAAACGGCTGTCGCGATGA
- a CDS encoding carbohydrate ABC transporter permease has protein sequence MKLPGVGEFSWRDVATEARLLLIGIPVFLWTMIPIYHMFLFAISPKEDAFSGKLWPDHPTLHNFEIVFKQQHYFLRDFYAQFWNSLVIAAAVGVLTLVIATAAAFSISRLRVPGGRVVMNLALFTYFIPAAFLAVPMYRTMGNYGLLNNHWALILAMVTIASPYAIWVLKQASDKLPVELDEAAVMDGATTPQIFRLVYLPLMMPSLVAIGTYAVLLAWNEYLYAFLLLSNDRDITLPVALGNFLAADDSPWELLMTTGFIYALPPAAIYYAFRRYMVGGLTAGAVKS, from the coding sequence ATGAAGCTTCCCGGCGTAGGCGAATTTTCCTGGCGCGACGTCGCGACCGAAGCGCGATTGCTGCTGATCGGCATTCCCGTCTTCCTGTGGACGATGATTCCGATCTACCACATGTTCCTGTTCGCGATCTCCCCGAAGGAGGACGCGTTCTCGGGCAAGCTGTGGCCGGACCATCCGACGCTGCACAATTTCGAAATCGTGTTCAAGCAACAGCACTACTTCCTGCGCGACTTCTACGCCCAGTTCTGGAATTCGCTGGTGATTGCGGCCGCCGTCGGCGTATTGACGCTGGTCATCGCCACGGCCGCGGCGTTCTCGATCTCGCGATTGCGCGTGCCCGGTGGGCGCGTCGTGATGAACCTCGCACTCTTCACATATTTCATACCGGCGGCGTTCCTGGCCGTGCCGATGTACCGCACCATGGGTAATTACGGACTGCTCAACAATCACTGGGCGCTGATCCTGGCGATGGTGACGATCGCATCGCCCTACGCGATCTGGGTGCTGAAGCAGGCCTCCGACAAGTTACCGGTCGAGCTCGACGAGGCCGCGGTGATGGACGGCGCCACCACGCCCCAGATTTTCCGGCTCGTCTATCTGCCGCTGATGATGCCCTCGCTGGTCGCGATCGGCACCTATGCAGTGCTGCTGGCCTGGAACGAATATCTCTACGCGTTCCTGCTGCTCTCCAACGACCGCGATATCACGCTCCCCGTCGCGCTCGGTAACTTCCTCGCCGCCGACGATTCGCCCTGGGAGCTCTTGATGACCACCGGCTTCATCTACGCACTGCCGCCGGCCGCGATCTACTACGCCTTCCGCCGCTACATGGTGGGCGGGCTCACGGCAGGTGCGGTGAAGTCCTAG
- a CDS encoding ABC transporter permease, whose protein sequence is MRKASRLSRFNIASLALGLAFLYLPILILVIYSFNASRLVTVWGGWSLRWYHEFFNDRAMIEASWMSLRVAVTSATIATLIGTLAAVALSRGERFRGRTLFSGMLYAPLVMPEVISGLSLLLLFVALNAERGFWTVTIAHTTLTMCFVAVVVQSRLGSFDRSLEEAAMDLGCDPVRAFLSVTLPLIAPAIVAGWMLAFTLSLDDLVIASFTTGPGSATLPIRIYSEVRLGVKPEINAICTLVIGLIAVVIVIASLASKLSSSQGESAAPL, encoded by the coding sequence ATGCGAAAAGCGTCCCGACTGTCCCGCTTCAACATCGCTTCGCTCGCGCTGGGGCTCGCCTTCCTCTATCTGCCGATCCTCATTCTCGTGATCTATTCCTTCAACGCCTCGCGGCTGGTGACGGTGTGGGGCGGCTGGTCGCTGCGCTGGTATCACGAGTTCTTCAATGATCGCGCCATGATCGAGGCGTCCTGGATGAGCTTGCGGGTCGCGGTCACGTCAGCGACCATCGCCACGCTGATCGGCACGCTGGCCGCGGTGGCGCTGTCGCGCGGCGAGCGCTTTCGCGGTCGCACGCTGTTCTCGGGCATGCTCTATGCGCCGCTGGTGATGCCGGAGGTGATTAGCGGATTGTCGCTGCTGCTGTTGTTCGTGGCACTGAACGCCGAACGCGGCTTCTGGACGGTGACGATCGCGCATACCACGCTGACGATGTGCTTCGTCGCCGTCGTCGTGCAGTCGCGCCTCGGCTCGTTCGACCGGTCGCTGGAGGAGGCGGCGATGGACCTCGGCTGCGATCCCGTCCGCGCTTTCCTGTCCGTGACGCTGCCGCTGATCGCGCCCGCAATCGTCGCCGGGTGGATGCTCGCCTTCACGCTCTCGCTCGATGATCTCGTGATCGCGAGTTTCACAACCGGCCCCGGCTCGGCGACCCTGCCGATCCGGATCTATTCCGAGGTGCGGCTGGGGGTGAAGCCCGAGATCAATGCGATCTGCACGCTGGTGATCGGCCTGATCGCGGTGGTCATCGTCATCGCTTCGCTGGCTTCAAAGCTGTCGAGCTCGCAGGGCGAGAGCGCGGCGCCGCTGTAG
- a CDS encoding ABC transporter permease, with protein MSARRIFARPARIAAIAPYVWMVLFFLVPFGFVLKISLSQTAIAQPPYEPVFDLTAGWTAIRAAFAALSLDNFKLIASDDLYVFAYLRSLTVAMTATALLLLIGYPIAYGMARLPKRWQAVAMVLVIVPFWTSFLIRIYAWINILQHDGLLNRILLALHLVSQPVVWLSTDTAMYIGIVYSYLPFMILPLYATLAKMEPALEEAASDLGAPPWQVFWLVTFPLSLPGVGAGVLLCFIPIVGEFVIPDLLAGSDSLMIGQTLWLEFFTNKDWPVASSAAIVLLVVLLLPLLLYERLQRRQLEER; from the coding sequence ATGAGCGCGCGCCGGATTTTTGCCAGACCGGCGCGCATCGCCGCGATCGCGCCCTATGTCTGGATGGTGCTGTTCTTCCTGGTGCCGTTCGGCTTCGTGCTGAAGATCAGTCTGTCGCAGACGGCGATCGCGCAGCCGCCTTACGAGCCGGTGTTCGACCTGACGGCGGGGTGGACGGCAATCCGGGCGGCCTTTGCCGCACTGTCGCTCGACAATTTCAAGCTGATCGCCTCCGACGACCTCTATGTGTTCGCATACCTGCGCAGCCTGACCGTTGCGATGACGGCGACCGCATTGCTGCTGCTGATCGGCTATCCCATCGCCTATGGCATGGCGCGGCTGCCGAAGCGCTGGCAGGCAGTGGCAATGGTGCTGGTGATCGTGCCGTTCTGGACCTCGTTCCTGATCCGCATCTATGCCTGGATCAACATCCTCCAGCACGACGGCCTGCTCAATCGGATCCTGCTGGCGCTGCACCTGGTCAGCCAGCCGGTGGTGTGGCTCTCCACCGACACCGCAATGTATATCGGCATCGTCTATTCCTATCTGCCGTTCATGATCCTGCCGCTCTACGCCACGCTCGCCAAGATGGAGCCGGCGCTGGAGGAGGCGGCCTCCGATCTCGGCGCGCCGCCGTGGCAGGTGTTCTGGCTGGTCACTTTCCCGCTGTCGCTGCCCGGCGTCGGCGCTGGCGTGCTTCTCTGCTTCATCCCCATCGTCGGCGAGTTCGTGATTCCGGATCTTCTCGCCGGCTCCGACTCGCTGATGATCGGCCAGACGTTGTGGCTCGAATTCTTCACCAACAAGGATTGGCCGGTGGCATCGAGCGCGGCAATCGTACTGCTCGTGGTGCTGCTGCTGCCGCTTCTGCTCTACGAGCGGCTCCAGCGGCGGCAGTTGGAGGAGCGGTGA
- a CDS encoding ABC transporter ATP-binding protein, translating to MTDELPRTEAAVNAAGDVHPTAGQPLLRIEGVAKTFGSFRAVDGVSLDIKAGEFFALLGPSGCGKTTLLRMLAGFESPDEGRILLGGKDIAQALPHERPINMMFQNYALFPHLSVRDNIAFGLKRAGMARAEIATRVAEMVALVKLDGLEKRKPDQLSGGQRQRVALTRALARRPQLLLLDEPLAALDKKLRENTQGELMELQRRLGMTFVVVTHDQEEAMTMASRIGVMNAGKLAQVASPRELYEAPRSRWIAEFVGDINLFDAESKLRDGHRLVIGTRDAGTLVVAEPREPVGEAKFSVAIRPEKIKLSRRGPVSEAGHETAVNRLDGVIADICYLGGTTTYKVKLDTGGVVQASVANNARLDVDAYSMNQQIVAWFTPDDCVVLPS from the coding sequence ATGACTGACGAGTTGCCCAGAACGGAAGCCGCGGTGAATGCGGCTGGGGATGTGCATCCGACCGCGGGCCAGCCGCTGCTGCGCATCGAGGGCGTCGCCAAGACGTTCGGCTCGTTCCGCGCGGTCGATGGCGTGTCGCTCGACATCAAGGCCGGTGAATTCTTTGCGCTGCTGGGTCCGAGCGGGTGCGGCAAGACCACGCTGTTGCGCATGCTTGCCGGATTCGAGTCCCCGGACGAGGGCCGCATCCTGCTCGGCGGCAAGGATATCGCGCAGGCGCTGCCACATGAGCGTCCGATCAACATGATGTTCCAGAACTACGCGCTGTTTCCGCATCTCTCGGTGCGCGACAACATCGCCTTCGGCCTCAAGCGCGCCGGCATGGCACGCGCCGAAATCGCAACGCGCGTCGCGGAGATGGTCGCGCTGGTGAAGCTCGATGGGCTGGAGAAGCGCAAGCCCGACCAGCTGTCCGGCGGTCAGCGCCAGCGCGTCGCGCTCACCCGCGCGCTGGCGCGTCGGCCGCAATTGTTGCTGCTCGACGAGCCGCTCGCGGCACTCGACAAGAAGCTGCGCGAAAACACGCAAGGCGAGCTGATGGAGCTGCAGCGCCGACTCGGCATGACCTTCGTCGTCGTCACCCACGACCAGGAAGAGGCGATGACGATGGCGAGCCGGATCGGCGTGATGAACGCCGGCAAGCTCGCCCAGGTCGCGAGCCCTCGCGAGCTCTACGAGGCACCGCGCTCGCGCTGGATCGCGGAGTTCGTCGGCGACATCAATCTGTTCGACGCCGAGTCCAAATTGCGCGACGGTCATCGTCTGGTCATAGGCACGCGTGATGCCGGTACGCTGGTGGTGGCCGAGCCGCGCGAGCCGGTCGGTGAGGCAAAATTTTCGGTCGCGATCCGCCCCGAGAAAATCAAGCTGTCGCGCCGCGGCCCGGTGAGCGAGGCCGGTCATGAAACCGCGGTCAATCGGCTGGACGGCGTGATCGCCGACATCTGCTATCTTGGCGGTACCACCACCTACAAGGTGAAGCTCGATACCGGCGGCGTGGTGCAGGCCTCGGTGGCGAATAATGCGCGGCTCGACGTCGACGCCTACAGCATGAACCAGCAAATCGTCGCCTGGTTCACGCCCGACGATTGCGTGGTGCTGCCGTCATGA
- a CDS encoding glycerol-3-phosphate dehydrogenase, translating to MADYDLAIIGGGLNGVSLARDAAGRGLRVILIEQGDLGNAASSATPRLIHGDLSVLERRGFWRVRRALAERATWLRIAPHLVRPMSFVIPAHSDERPPWLLRTGLYVYDALTNRGGLPRSTTLDITHHPVGNALKRPFGIAFEYADCVVDDSRLVVLTALDAAERGAAIRTGARCVRADRTDVWRLALIDRGHRRVITARALANCTGGWTSMVAETVLRQPQPAMAAVQMSQIVVPRLFESDNVYVFQNNDGRLIFAAPFERDFTLVGTVTHDFTGDPAIVAMPGADVSYLCEAASRYFRERIAPTDVVRTVSGVNLTPASARRRDGTTLFHARRRKAPLLTMFGGDVTTSRLRAERAVTRLTPFYPMTPRWTAGAALPGGDFAWDRFENEVDLARDRWRFLGEPQARRLVAAYGSRLSAVLGEAKTRDELGPAFGPDLTGAEVRYLMTCEWARFPDDILWRRSKLGLTMPAADRDALAVFMA from the coding sequence ATGGCGGATTACGACCTCGCGATCATCGGCGGCGGCCTGAACGGCGTCAGCCTCGCCCGCGATGCCGCCGGCCGCGGCCTGCGGGTGATCCTGATTGAGCAGGGCGATCTCGGCAACGCCGCGTCGTCGGCGACACCGCGGTTGATCCATGGCGACCTTTCGGTGCTGGAGCGGCGCGGCTTCTGGCGGGTGCGTCGGGCGCTCGCCGAGCGGGCGACCTGGCTCCGGATCGCGCCGCATCTGGTGCGGCCGATGAGCTTCGTGATCCCCGCCCATTCCGACGAGCGTCCGCCATGGCTGTTGCGCACCGGCCTGTATGTTTATGACGCGCTCACGAACCGCGGCGGGCTGCCGCGATCGACCACGCTCGACATCACGCACCATCCGGTCGGCAACGCGCTGAAGCGCCCGTTTGGCATCGCCTTCGAATATGCCGACTGCGTCGTCGACGATTCGCGCCTGGTGGTGCTCACGGCACTGGATGCCGCCGAGCGTGGCGCCGCGATCCGGACCGGGGCACGTTGCGTGCGTGCCGACAGGACCGACGTCTGGCGGCTCGCGCTGATCGACCGCGGCCATCGCCGGGTGATCACGGCGCGGGCGCTCGCCAATTGCACCGGCGGCTGGACGTCGATGGTCGCGGAGACCGTGTTGCGGCAGCCGCAACCGGCAATGGCGGCCGTGCAGATGAGCCAGATCGTCGTGCCCAGGCTGTTCGAGTCCGACAACGTTTACGTCTTTCAGAACAATGACGGCCGGCTGATTTTTGCCGCTCCGTTCGAGCGCGATTTCACGCTGGTCGGCACGGTCACGCACGATTTCACCGGCGATCCCGCCATCGTCGCGATGCCGGGTGCCGATGTCAGCTATCTCTGCGAAGCCGCCAGCCGCTATTTTCGCGAGCGCATTGCTCCGACCGACGTGGTGCGCACGGTCTCCGGCGTCAATTTGACGCCCGCGTCCGCGCGACGACGCGACGGGACGACCTTATTCCACGCACGGCGGCGCAAGGCGCCATTGCTCACGATGTTCGGCGGCGACGTCACCACCTCGCGGCTGCGTGCGGAGCGGGCGGTGACCCGGCTGACGCCGTTCTATCCGATGACGCCGCGTTGGACCGCCGGCGCCGCGCTGCCCGGCGGAGATTTCGCCTGGGATCGGTTCGAGAACGAAGTCGACCTCGCGCGCGACCGCTGGCGCTTCCTCGGGGAGCCGCAGGCCCGGCGCCTGGTTGCGGCCTATGGCTCACGATTGTCGGCCGTGCTGGGCGAGGCGAAGACACGCGATGAGCTCGGCCCTGCCTTTGGTCCCGACCTGACCGGCGCCGAAGTGCGCTATCTCATGACCTGCGAATGGGCGCGTTTCCCCGACGATATCCTGTGGCGCCGCTCCAAGCTCGGCCTGACCATGCCGGCGGCGGACCGTGACGCGCTGGCTGTGTTCATGGCGTAG
- a CDS encoding EAL domain-containing protein, giving the protein MAEKNWHAGSTILIAVQVVCLAGAITPARAESSALSAYLDGLEPSLVWEAVICGAAFCGLLTATALWINSALHRARRSQLRRNAFVSSAMNNLNQGVVMTDAQRRIIFCNDRYLEIYGLARSDLWADMTGYDILELRRQRGVLGVTDDEFYEKAASTNGLITELPDGRAILVKYFKLPNGGSVATHLDVSEQRMLSRQLASTKQFLESVLDNVPACVAAKSIEDGRYIFANSAYERFWGFSPDQAVGKCARELFEPNSAASIEATDRAALVAPDGQYRNEFEIERGSERRMVASIRIVVRNESNKPEFLLLVFEDITDRRSLSQELESTKKFLELVVDNIPVALIVEQVKDGRYLLANRSAETILNRKREEATGLTASDIFNAKEAKLIIARDEAAIKKRGMITEEHPISTKDGLRLFLTRRATVLNDAGEPQYLIKTHEDVTNRRQTESRMAHMAYHDGLTDLPNRAAFLQALTQMIEACEGTDEEFAVLCVDLDGLKEVNDVFGHALGDKLLIEVAQRFQDTARGGLVARLSGDEFGLIIDGKQPDAGLALAHKLGEALAPEFHIDGRAVRAGITTGMSIFPHNGPDGASLLANAGAALFRAKQKSRGTISLYQPEMDQQIRDRRVLHQDLSMAIKNGELSLAFQPQGIARNSVAESEIIGFEALARWQHPVRGQVSPAEFIPIAEESGLIVEMGEWILRQACREAASWPKPLQVAVNLSPAQFMHGDVVGHVHSILIETGLAPGRLELEITEGVLIEDFDRGLALLRRLKALGVRISMDDFGSGYSSLSYLQAFPFDKIKIDRAFIMNLGRNPQSAAIVRAVIDLGHGLGMSIIAEGVETIDQLAFLAKEGCDGVQGYLLGKPLPIGQYAGLVGRAEAMELALKTG; this is encoded by the coding sequence ATGGCTGAGAAGAACTGGCACGCGGGCAGCACCATTCTGATTGCTGTGCAGGTCGTGTGCCTGGCAGGAGCGATCACGCCTGCGCGCGCCGAATCATCGGCTCTGTCGGCCTATCTCGACGGGCTCGAACCCAGCCTGGTCTGGGAGGCCGTGATCTGCGGCGCTGCCTTTTGCGGTCTGCTGACGGCCACCGCCCTGTGGATCAATTCCGCATTGCATCGCGCCAGGCGGTCGCAGCTGCGTCGCAACGCCTTCGTCTCCTCCGCCATGAACAATCTCAACCAGGGCGTGGTGATGACGGATGCGCAGCGCCGCATCATCTTCTGCAACGACCGCTATCTCGAGATCTATGGCCTGGCGCGGTCGGACCTCTGGGCCGACATGACCGGCTACGACATCCTCGAACTGCGGCGGCAGCGCGGGGTCCTCGGCGTCACCGACGACGAGTTCTACGAGAAGGCGGCAAGCACGAACGGCCTGATCACCGAGCTGCCTGATGGCCGCGCCATCCTGGTGAAATATTTCAAGCTGCCGAACGGCGGCTCGGTGGCGACGCATCTCGACGTCAGCGAGCAGCGCATGCTGTCGCGGCAACTCGCCTCCACGAAACAGTTTCTGGAAAGCGTGCTGGACAACGTGCCGGCCTGCGTCGCTGCGAAGAGCATCGAGGACGGCCGCTATATCTTCGCCAACAGTGCCTATGAGCGGTTCTGGGGCTTTTCGCCGGACCAGGCCGTGGGCAAATGCGCGCGCGAGCTGTTTGAGCCGAACTCGGCGGCCAGCATCGAGGCGACCGACCGGGCGGCGCTGGTGGCACCCGACGGCCAGTACCGCAACGAATTCGAGATCGAGCGCGGCTCGGAGCGCCGCATGGTCGCCTCGATCCGCATCGTGGTCCGCAACGAGAGCAACAAGCCGGAATTCCTGCTGCTCGTGTTCGAGGATATCACCGACCGGCGTTCGCTGTCGCAGGAGCTGGAGAGCACCAAGAAGTTCCTCGAGCTCGTGGTCGACAACATCCCGGTGGCTCTGATCGTGGAGCAGGTCAAGGATGGCCGCTACCTGCTCGCCAATCGTAGCGCGGAGACGATCCTCAACCGCAAGCGCGAGGAAGCCACCGGCCTGACGGCGTCGGACATCTTCAATGCCAAGGAAGCCAAGTTGATCATCGCGCGCGACGAGGCCGCGATCAAGAAGCGCGGGATGATCACCGAGGAGCATCCGATCTCCACCAAGGACGGCCTGCGCCTGTTCCTGACCCGGCGTGCCACCGTGCTCAACGACGCCGGCGAGCCGCAATATCTGATCAAGACCCACGAGGACGTCACCAACCGTCGGCAGACCGAGTCGCGCATGGCGCACATGGCCTATCATGACGGCCTCACCGACCTGCCGAACCGCGCCGCCTTCCTTCAGGCGTTGACCCAGATGATCGAGGCCTGCGAAGGAACCGACGAGGAATTCGCGGTTCTTTGCGTCGATCTCGACGGCCTCAAGGAAGTCAACGACGTGTTCGGCCACGCGCTTGGCGACAAGCTGCTGATCGAGGTGGCCCAGCGGTTCCAGGACACGGCACGCGGTGGCCTGGTGGCGCGCCTCTCCGGCGACGAATTCGGCCTGATCATCGACGGCAAGCAGCCCGATGCGGGCCTCGCGCTGGCGCATAAGCTTGGTGAGGCGCTTGCGCCGGAATTCCACATCGACGGCCGCGCGGTCCGCGCCGGCATCACCACCGGCATGTCGATCTTCCCGCACAACGGCCCCGACGGAGCCTCGCTGCTCGCCAATGCCGGCGCTGCGCTGTTTCGCGCCAAGCAGAAGTCGCGCGGCACGATCAGCCTCTACCAGCCCGAGATGGACCAGCAGATCCGCGACCGCCGCGTGCTGCACCAGGACCTGTCGATGGCGATCAAGAACGGCGAACTGTCGCTTGCCTTCCAGCCGCAGGGGATCGCGCGCAACAGCGTCGCCGAGAGCGAGATCATCGGTTTCGAGGCCTTGGCGCGCTGGCAGCATCCGGTGCGCGGCCAGGTCTCGCCGGCCGAATTCATCCCGATTGCGGAGGAAAGCGGCCTGATCGTCGAGATGGGCGAATGGATCTTGCGCCAGGCCTGCCGTGAGGCGGCGTCATGGCCGAAGCCGCTCCAGGTCGCCGTCAATCTGTCGCCGGCGCAGTTCATGCACGGCGATGTGGTCGGGCACGTCCATTCGATCCTGATCGAGACCGGGCTCGCGCCCGGGCGGCTCGAGCTCGAAATCACCGAGGGCGTGCTGATCGAGGACTTTGATCGCGGCTTGGCGCTGCTGCGCCGCCTGAAAGCCCTCGGGGTGCGCATCTCGATGGACGATTTCGGCAGCGGCTATTCCTCGCTGAGCTATCTTCAGGCGTTCCCGTTCGACAAGATCAAGATCGACCGCGCCTTTATCATGAACCTCGGCCGCAACCCGCAATCGGCAGCAATCGTGCGCGCCGTGATCGACCTCGGCCACGGCCTCGGAATGTCGATCATTGCCGAGGGCGTCGAGACAATCGACCAGCTCGCCTTCCTCGCCAAGGAGGGCTGCGACGGTGTTCAGGGCTATCTGCTCGGCAAGCCGCTGCCGATCGGGCAATATGCCGGCCTCGTCGGCCGCGCCGAGGCCATGGAGCTTGCACTCAAGACCGGCTAG